One window of the Pararge aegeria chromosome 22, ilParAegt1.1, whole genome shotgun sequence genome contains the following:
- the LOC120633898 gene encoding neuronal PAS domain-containing protein 4A-like, translating into MFLRFEPTKSTKGASKMRRDLINAEISNLRDLLPLPPSTRQRLSQLQLMALVCVYVRKMNYFQQVFKSHDFSYQYKEQQPPTPNIGFSKAMNGFMMMMTQNGKLLYISENAAEYLGHSMEDLLIHGDSVYDIIDRQDHQTVQLELNRGSNGETENVPKNRHFFCRMNVSRNARRQMRFGDQKVVLVRGHYVSYLPLCSRNEPVFLASCTPLAMPETRECVVHGATNVFTTIHSMDMKILHIDANGEWYLGWKKSELADVSWYQILHWDSLREAQTKHRLVTQSDQDKCCILLVKLQQRSGQFLWVHMVLQVKDAADTPRQFIVATNQVLSEEEASIMLANSWLYQYYGYQNQPCGMLDPRCQKFFRREPSYSDPYQEYQYVENPEVEYAGYHMTPYVHKTDEYGCERVYTDRGPVDYSTHSPQSTISEERSPLHYDAPPDIVINSNMYMYPMHGKREYYEQHPHSHYNAQEPCISTNIEGIEYPPAKRMRLAPGPLSIEGTDGMDRWNPSPPWSDTLKITDYTQRFTPYNMIPMPAERAMVT; encoded by the exons ATGTTTTTGAG ATTCGAGCCAACTAAGTCTACAAAGGGCGCAAGCAAGATGCGTCGTGACCTCATCAACGCAGAGATATCAAATCTAAGAGACTTGCTACCCCTCCCTCCCTCGACAAGGCAAAGGCTTTCACAGCTACAACTGATGGCACTTGTGTGTGTCTATGTGCGGAAGATGAACTATTTTCAGCAAG TGTTTAAGAGTCACGACTTCAGTTATCAGTACAAGGAACAACAGCCACCGACACCTAATATCGGATTTTCAaag GCGATGAACGgtttcatgatgatgatgacacaaaatggcaaacttttatatatatcagAAAATGCGGCTGAATACTTAGGACATTCGATG gaAGATCTTCTTATTCATGGCGACAGTGTATACGACATAATAGATAGACAAGACCACCAAACGGTTCAATTAGAGCTAAATAGAGGCAGCAATGGAGAGACTGAAAACGTACCAAAGAATAGGCATTTCTTCTGTAGAATGAATGTATCCAGAAACGCTAGACGCCAAATGAGATTTGGTGACCAAAAA gTAGTTTTAGTTCGAGGCCATTATGTATCGTATCTCCCGCTATGTAGTAGAAACGAGCCCGTGTTTCTAGCATCGTGCACTCCCCTTGCGATGCCTGAGACGAGAGAATGCGTGGTTCACGGCGCCACTAACGTGTTTACGACTATACACTCCATGGACATGAAAATTTTACACATAGATGCTAA TGGTGAATGGTACTTAGGTTGGAAGAAAAGCGAATTGGCAGATGTATCCTGGTATCAAATTCTACATTGGGATAGTCTGCGAGAAGCACAGACCAAACATAGATTAG TTACGCAATCAGACCAAGATAAATGCTGTATACTTCTAGTAAAGTTACAGCAGCGAAGTGGTCAGTTCCTATGGGTGCATATGGTGTTACAAGTGAAAGACGCTGCGGACACTCCTCGGCAGTTTATTGTAGCTACTAACCAAGTTTTAAG TGAAGAAGAAGCATCAATAATGCTCGCGAACTCATGGTTGTACCAATACTACGGGTATCAGAACCAACCTTGCGGCATGCTGGACCCTAGGTGTCAAAAGTTCTTCAGGAGAGAACCATCTTACTCTGACCCCTACCAAGAGTACCAATATGTTGAAAACCCAGAGGTCGAATACGCTGGTTATCATATGACGCCTTATGTACATAAAACTGATGAGTATGGATGTGAAAGGGTCTATACAGATAGGGGTCCAGTTGATTACTCTACGCATTCGCCGCAGTCTACGATAAGTGAGGAAAG ATCTCCATTGCATTATGACGCACCGCCGGACATAGTCATCAACAGCAACATGTATATGTATCCCATGCACGGCAAAAGAGAATACTACGAGCAGCATCCGCACTCACATTATAATGCACAGGAACCATGCATCAGTACAAATATCGAAG GTATCGAATACCCACCCGCTAAAAGGATGCGTCTAGCACCAGGCCCTTTGAGCATAGAAGGTACTGATGGCATGGACCGATGGAACCCCAGCCCACCCTGGTCAGACACCCTCAAAATCACCGACTACACCCAGAGGTTCACCCCCTACAACATGATACCAATGCCTGCTGAAAGAGCTATGGTCACGTAA